The Pyrus communis chromosome 12, drPyrComm1.1, whole genome shotgun sequence genomic sequence cttctcttggTTTTGCATCCACTTATGCTGATTCTTCTCTGTTTGTTAAGCATATTGGTACTGAGATTGTGATTTTATTActctatgttgatgacataatTGTCACTGGTAGTGCTTCTTCTATCATTCAACAAGTAATTGAGTCTCTTACAgttgaatttgatattaaagaTCTGGGAAATATGCATTACTTCCTTGTCATCCAAATTGATCGAACTGGTACAAGTTTTTTCTTATCTCAGACCAAGTATATACAAGAGTTATTACAAAAAGCAGAAATGGTTGATTGCAAGCCTTGTGATACACTGTGCTTGCCTTACAATCGATTACTCAAGGATGATGGTTCTCCTTTTAACAATCTTGCAGCCTATCGAAGTATAGTTGGTGCATTGCAGTATCTCACCTTCACTAGGCCGTACATTACATTTTTTGTTCATTAAGTGTGTTAGTTTATGCAGGCCCCTATGGTTTCTCATTACACTACAGTCAAGATAATATTGCAATATTTAAAGGGTACTATGACCTCTGGTATATCCTATTCTGTTAGTGATTTACAGTTAAAAGCCTttagtgatgcagattgggctagAAACCTTAATGATTGAAGGTCTACAACatgcttaattttgtttttaagtggCAATCCCATTTCCTGGTCCTCCAAGAAACAGAATATGGTGTCACGATCTTCTACGGAAGCTGAATATCGGGATGTCTTCGACTTCAGCTGAACTTGATTAGATACAACAACTTCTTGAGTTTTCGCACATCAAACTTCCAGCAACTTCAGTTCTATTTTGTGACAATTTTTCCGCAATAACTCTGTCTTTTAATCCTGTTCAACATCAACGTACGAAACACATTGAGATAGATGTTCATTTTGTGCGTGAACGGGTTGCCAAACAGCGTCTCATGGTTCAATTTGTATTCCAGGGAGCAGTTTGCGAATCTTTTAACAAAAGGACTTAGTTCTCCTTTGTTTAGGTCTCATTGTAACAATCTCATGCTTAGTTCATCCAAACATGAGATTAAGGGGGGATGTTAGGATATATTAGTGTTATGTGATTGTGACACTGTCAACAAATtgtgcatttagttagttacaTGTATTTGGCTCCTATATAAGTCTAAGTGTAATGACTTCTTGTGTAAGAAattaatacaaacaatacattcatctctctctctctctctatcttcttactttctctctctagttcttgATAATTATCTCTGATATATCTGTATACATATTAACATTAATCATGTTGGAGACTTATTTTTAGTTATGCCCTCATGAactcaattttaatttaattttgttctttGTAATTCAATAATCGTCAGTTTATTCTCAGAAACTCAGAGTTAACTTCATTTTACCCCTTATaactcgattttgatcccaTTTTATCTCAAAAACTTGAAAGTTGTCTCTATAAAACTCTAAATTCATTTCACATTGCCTTAGAtctgttaatttcttatgtgggTTTGATTTAGATGCGCTAggctaatcaatttctttttttaacttAATATTCTCTTATTGTTTGATGTTCACGCATAATGaagatttataatcaaaattaTTGCACATGTGGCATAGTCTTATTAGGTATTAGGCCACACATATGTTTCAGGAGGTGACCTATAAGtttaagagagaagagaaagttcaCAAGTCAAAGTGAAACAAATTTTTGGGTTTCAGagagtaaaatagtaatttttgaGTTACAATGAGtaaaataagattaaaataaaatttcaaaggacGCAACTAAAAATAAGCTTATTTTTaaggaaactttaacaaaaagcttccgatactgttcattttaacgaacaaccacatttttacactaaaaagtcaatcctagtactattcactttaccctttattttttcattttcgttaaaacccaaagtttttaagccattttcattagttttccttatttttaaaGCATGAGACGACATTTTACGTgtgtttatattaatgaaggAATACTAAAAATTATATTCGTTCTCCAATTATATTAAGATACTTAATGTATTGATTTGTATTTCGAATCCATGAATACATCTCCCATCATGGTCGGTCTTATTTTGTAGTTGGCAACATGACCGACTTTATATTGATGCTTAGActaactccaatggtgggctaaaagccaaattatccCCCAAAATTTCTCCCCAAACTCACTCCAACCCAAGAGGaaaatttgggctaaatgctaaatgctaaactaaggtcaaattccccccaaaatttagcccaaaaatCGGAGTagactccacccaatatttatcgaaattaaattttttttttagattaaaatgttcacaaaattaatttacgatagtctacattttttttttaaaaaaaaatttaatttaacaaaaaaaaaagcctaagttcattctttaataatcccgggctaaaattttaggctagaatggttggagcagaaaaactatttctgggctaaaaactaaattttccgggctaaaatatggtttttagcctaaccattggagatggtcttagagtGACACGAGACACCTAGAAGGCTAGAACAAGAACATGCACGATACAACAGAATAAAGCAAAGAATAAAGATTGtgaaaaaccaaaatgaaattTATGTGCTGGAGGGACCACTCAATTTCTCTTCACTAAATTGTGACAAAATCAAGGTACAAGCATGTAGGAATCCAATACGTATAAGATTGAGGAGAAGTTGCTCTCAAGATAACATTGACACCGATTTACGAGTCTTGTGTTTACGATCACAACTGTTTATATTATAGATAACTTTGTACAGATTATGTCTgccaaaaatcaatttaaaattaGGTTATTTAACAAATCTATTTTATCAAATAGACAGACGGTTGTAATATTTTTACCCTATCCAACAATTTGTTTTTATCCAATTCAATTACTAAACGATCTcatatttcattgattttttgcaTTGATGATCTTTACAAAGTAAATTATGATATGAACGGTTATAAGCACAAACTTCCATGAATCGATAACTTTGGtaaaattttggtgaagaaaccTTAGATCCAAATTGCACCCAAAATTACTAAAGTTTGCACTGAAATATCTATAAAATCTCCTAATTTTGTCAATTATTGAACCAGAATACTAAAGTTCTaccaaaattattaatattGCCAAATTTTCAAAAACGTACGGGAAATTTAAAAAGCgtacaaaaaatacataattgataCTTTTTGCAAGAAGCCTTTTAAatgcttttgaaactcaaatacattttagctaaaacaatttcaatcattttaaaaacatttccaaaTGAATCCTACATCCCTAGAATGTGTCACCCATGGAAATCTAGTTCCTCCCAAATTGGTCACAACACTCATCACCGCGTCTGAACGAGCAAGTTCCACAAATGGTAAACGGAAGCAAACATAACAAAGCACATGGATCCAATCCAAAGATCTACCATCTtcgggagaaaaaaaaaaaaaaaaaaaaatccaaagatCTACCATCATAAAATTCACTCCAAAATCCAAATAAAGTGAATAATAATTTAACTGCTCAGAGACAAGTGTGGAATGTTGTAGCCTACAACTTTTGTACATGAAATATTCTTTTTCTGTCTTTGTAAAGATTGTTTTGGCAATGGACACCCCCAAAAGACACAAAATTTGGAACTTAAAACATtaacaaattaagaaataatgaaCCCTAAATAATCAATTggagaaaagggaaaagaagcT encodes the following:
- the LOC137710071 gene encoding uncharacterized mitochondrial protein AtMg00810-like; translation: MAWNERFTTFLPSLGFASTYADSSLFVKHIGTEIVILLLYVDDIIVTGSASSIIQQVIESLTVEFDIKDLGNMHYFLVIQIDRTGTSFFLSQTKYIQELLQKAEMVDCKPCDTLCLPYNRLLKDDGSPFNNLAAYRSIVGALQYLTFTRPYITFFVH